A genomic window from Deltaproteobacteria bacterium IMCC39524 includes:
- a CDS encoding UDP-N-acetylmuramoyl-L-alanyl-D-glutamate--2,6-diaminopimelate ligase — MKLAQILKNCSYQQVHGDMDLEVTGMHYDSRQIGEGEAFFALRGVVSDGHDFIPSAIAGGAGVVFCEELFERTEQVTVVLVDNARQAMALAAAEFYGNPTADMKVVGITGTNGKTTITYLLEEILAQADLSPAVVGTINYRYGTDLRNATHTTPEALDLMKQVRDFHNNGARSLVMETSSHALEQCRADGVHFDVGVFTNLTPEHLDYHIDMESYFKSKYHLFKELLPRDNGRAVINIDDSYGQRLAAMLPDALTCGRASNADIYPESLEISLQGIRARVSTPSGVVDVASPLLGDYNAENLLCAIGAAVALGLSPQVIASGLSAATGVPGRLEQVENDRGAVILVDYAHTGDALRRVIEAMQALAPKRILTIFGCGGDRDRTKRPIMAEVAARGSNIAIATSDNPRNEDPAQILNDVREGLIKVHAREWSTAEAAKGEGRGYVVIEDRRAAIQFAVDLLQPGDLLLVAGKGHEDYQILKSGRIHFDDREELRKALQDGGHQ, encoded by the coding sequence ATGAAACTAGCGCAGATCCTGAAAAACTGTTCTTACCAGCAGGTGCATGGAGACATGGACCTTGAGGTGACAGGTATGCACTACGATTCTCGACAGATCGGGGAGGGAGAGGCCTTCTTTGCCCTGCGCGGGGTTGTGAGCGACGGACACGATTTTATCCCCAGCGCGATTGCCGGTGGTGCCGGGGTTGTCTTCTGTGAAGAACTTTTTGAAAGAACTGAGCAGGTCACGGTGGTGCTGGTTGATAATGCCCGGCAGGCCATGGCTTTGGCTGCCGCCGAGTTTTATGGCAATCCGACGGCAGATATGAAGGTCGTCGGTATTACCGGGACCAACGGTAAAACAACCATCACTTACCTGCTGGAAGAGATCCTCGCACAGGCGGATTTATCTCCTGCCGTGGTCGGCACCATCAATTACCGCTACGGAACAGATTTGCGAAATGCTACGCACACCACACCGGAAGCTCTTGACCTGATGAAGCAGGTCCGGGATTTCCACAATAACGGTGCCCGCTCGCTGGTCATGGAAACCTCCTCGCACGCTTTGGAGCAATGTCGTGCTGATGGTGTGCACTTTGATGTTGGGGTCTTTACCAACCTGACACCGGAACATCTTGATTATCACATCGACATGGAGAGCTACTTCAAGAGCAAATACCATCTCTTCAAGGAGTTGCTCCCCCGCGACAATGGCCGGGCCGTTATCAATATAGACGACAGCTATGGTCAACGGCTGGCAGCCATGCTTCCCGACGCTCTGACCTGTGGACGAGCCAGCAACGCCGATATTTATCCGGAAAGTCTGGAGATTTCGCTACAGGGCATCCGCGCCCGAGTGTCAACACCTTCGGGCGTCGTTGATGTCGCTAGTCCTTTGCTCGGTGATTACAACGCTGAGAACCTGCTTTGTGCCATCGGTGCGGCTGTCGCTCTTGGCCTGTCCCCGCAGGTGATTGCCTCCGGCCTGTCGGCCGCGACGGGTGTCCCTGGACGGCTGGAACAGGTAGAGAATGATCGAGGTGCAGTGATCCTGGTTGATTATGCCCATACCGGTGATGCTCTACGGCGTGTCATAGAAGCGATGCAGGCGCTGGCCCCAAAAAGAATTCTGACGATCTTTGGTTGTGGAGGTGATCGTGATCGCACCAAGCGTCCGATCATGGCTGAGGTTGCTGCCCGTGGCTCTAATATCGCGATCGCGACTTCGGATAACCCTCGCAACGAAGATCCTGCGCAGATTCTCAACGATGTGCGGGAGGGCCTGATCAAGGTCCACGCGCGCGAGTGGAGTACGGCGGAAGCGGCCAAGGGTGAGGGCAGGGGCTACGTTGTCATAGAAGACCGTCGTGCTGCCATTCAGTTCGCTGTAGATCTCCTGCAACCCGGAGACCTTCTCCTGGTCGCCGGTAAGGGCCATGAAGATTATCAGATACTCAAAAGCGGGCGTATTCACTTTGATGATCGGGAAGAGTTACGCAAGGCTCTGCAAGATGGAGGTCACCAATGA
- a CDS encoding penicillin-binding protein, which produces MKELEKGVRIRIRLIGVIFTIGFALVTMRAFDLQVIQEEQWHERADRQHQKTIPLTPQRGTIFDSQGEELAVSVDVDSIYVEPRKLEDRAGATKQLAKALGLPKSTVKAKLKGNSNFVWLKRQVTPSQSEKIKSLSIKGVGMIKEPRRFYPNSNIAAHLLGFTGLDPKGLEGLELKYDKQILGRGGYLVMERDALGRGLGSGLPQVQGATRGNDLYLTVDKNLQYIAERELADGLRKTGAKAGTVVMMEPATGKIMAMASYPEYNPNSFFRHKPSQWRNRAVCDSYEPGSTFKVFLMAAALNEAVVSTSQKIDCENGKYRVGGRNIHDHKKYQKLTPAEIIKYSSNIGSAKIGKMLERKAFYSYLRDFGFGQQTGIDLPGEAVGLLRAPNRWFEADLANISFGQGVSVTPIQLATAVSTIANGGYLMEPYVVERVVDSQGQISQQNRPRVVRKVIARDVAQTVTRMMEMTTEDGGTATHARVPGFRVAGKTGTAQKVDAVTGTYSVDKRVASFVGFLPAEDPKLVMIVSLDEPYKVVYGGLTAAPVFSRIAAQAMQYLKVQPSDAITAKDTLPSLDQIFIEATAQGRQLEQTVVNSDISGGPQMPNFDGLSYRQVLEVMEEKRLNVSFRGRGRVVEQSPGPGVTIPYGSPVWVRLSPPT; this is translated from the coding sequence ATGAAAGAGCTGGAGAAAGGCGTACGTATTCGTATCCGGTTGATCGGGGTGATCTTCACCATCGGTTTTGCCCTGGTGACGATGCGCGCCTTTGATCTCCAGGTCATTCAGGAAGAGCAGTGGCACGAGCGTGCCGACCGCCAGCATCAGAAAACGATTCCCCTGACGCCACAACGCGGGACGATCTTTGACAGTCAAGGTGAAGAGCTGGCCGTGAGCGTTGACGTCGATTCTATCTATGTCGAACCGCGCAAGCTGGAAGACCGTGCCGGCGCAACGAAACAGCTCGCAAAAGCTCTTGGCCTTCCCAAGTCAACGGTTAAGGCCAAACTCAAAGGTAACAGCAATTTTGTCTGGTTGAAGCGTCAGGTGACGCCCAGCCAGAGCGAAAAAATCAAGTCATTAAGCATCAAGGGCGTGGGCATGATCAAGGAACCGCGTCGTTTCTATCCCAACTCGAATATCGCGGCTCATCTTCTCGGTTTTACCGGGCTCGACCCGAAAGGGCTGGAAGGGCTGGAGCTCAAGTATGACAAGCAAATCCTTGGCCGGGGCGGCTACCTGGTCATGGAGCGCGACGCTCTGGGGCGCGGTCTCGGTTCAGGTTTGCCACAGGTTCAAGGCGCCACGCGAGGTAACGATCTCTACCTGACGGTTGATAAGAACCTGCAGTATATCGCCGAACGGGAGTTGGCCGACGGCCTGCGTAAGACCGGTGCCAAGGCTGGAACTGTTGTGATGATGGAGCCGGCAACAGGCAAAATCATGGCGATGGCCAGTTACCCGGAGTATAACCCCAACTCGTTCTTCCGCCACAAGCCTTCCCAATGGCGGAATCGTGCTGTCTGTGACAGCTATGAACCAGGCTCGACCTTTAAAGTGTTTCTCATGGCGGCCGCTCTCAACGAGGCCGTTGTCAGCACAAGTCAGAAGATCGATTGTGAAAATGGCAAGTATCGTGTCGGTGGCAGAAATATCCACGACCATAAGAAGTACCAGAAACTGACGCCTGCCGAGATCATCAAGTACAGCTCGAATATCGGCTCGGCGAAAATCGGTAAAATGCTCGAGAGGAAGGCTTTCTACAGTTATCTCAGGGATTTTGGTTTCGGTCAGCAGACGGGAATCGACTTGCCGGGCGAGGCTGTTGGTCTGTTGCGGGCGCCGAACAGGTGGTTCGAAGCTGACCTGGCAAACATTTCCTTTGGTCAGGGCGTCAGCGTTACACCGATCCAGTTGGCTACAGCCGTATCCACGATTGCTAACGGCGGCTACCTGATGGAGCCCTATGTTGTGGAACGTGTTGTCGACAGTCAGGGGCAGATAAGCCAACAGAATCGACCTCGCGTTGTGCGTAAGGTCATTGCCCGTGATGTCGCACAGACGGTAACGCGGATGATGGAGATGACTACGGAAGACGGTGGCACCGCAACCCATGCCAGGGTCCCTGGTTTCCGGGTTGCAGGGAAGACCGGCACCGCACAAAAGGTTGACGCCGTGACCGGCACCTACTCAGTCGATAAAAGGGTGGCTTCCTTTGTTGGCTTCCTGCCGGCAGAAGATCCAAAACTGGTGATGATTGTCTCCCTTGACGAACCTTATAAGGTGGTTTATGGCGGTCTGACGGCGGCTCCCGTTTTCTCGCGGATTGCAGCCCAGGCCATGCAATACCTCAAGGTGCAACCGAGTGACGCGATCACTGCCAAAGATACCTTGCCGTCATTAGATCAGATTTTTATTGAGGCAACGGCTCAAGGTCGGCAGTTGGAGCAGACCGTTGTCAATTCGGATATCTCCGGTGGGCCTCAGATGCCAAATTTTGACGGTTTGAGCTATCGCCAGGTCCTCGAGGTGATGGAAGAGAAACGGCTGAACGTCAGCTTCCGGGGGCGTGGTCGAGTTGTTGAACAATCGCCTGGTCCGGGCGTGACGATACCCTATGGATCCCCGGTGTGGGTGCGCTTGTCGCCACCCACCTAA
- the murF gene encoding UDP-N-acetylmuramoyl-tripeptide--D-alanyl-D-alanine ligase encodes MIRMDVRTIAEITGGHLMQNGASVELQGFSTDSRNLQPGELFIPLRGDNFDGHDYMNQAIQNGAAACLSEEMIGGLLVPVIKVNNTLKALGDLAAAMRRQFAGPVVGITGTSGKTTCKEMLAAILESTGPGLKSAGNFNNLIGVPLTLFELQPEHRWAVVEMGMSERGEISRLAEIARPNIGMITNVGAGHLENFDGISGVARAKGELFIALPSDGVALINADDPEVLQLPVANGVRRVLFGTVSEADVKAENIAGHNGSVSFDLVIEGKVKKVVLPLPGRHNVANALAAAAAAYVIGVGLEQIVSGLQAFKPCPGRMELFVLTEDIVVLDDSYNANPLSVHAALDALHDLGSAGRRIAVLGDMLELGPTGPELHHHIGALAAERVDWLFTYGALAEEIARGAVESGFPQERVFSATSHDELAASLLEILHSGDRVLVKGSRGMRMEKVIDALRIARQTTAVNGNGRG; translated from the coding sequence ATGATCCGCATGGACGTGCGCACCATTGCTGAAATCACCGGAGGCCATCTGATGCAGAATGGCGCGTCGGTAGAGCTGCAGGGTTTTTCAACAGACAGCCGCAATTTGCAGCCGGGTGAGTTGTTTATACCGCTTCGAGGCGATAACTTCGATGGCCATGATTACATGAACCAGGCGATTCAGAATGGAGCCGCCGCTTGTTTGAGTGAAGAGATGATCGGGGGCCTGCTGGTCCCGGTGATCAAGGTCAATAACACGCTCAAGGCACTGGGCGACCTGGCTGCAGCCATGCGACGTCAATTTGCCGGTCCGGTTGTCGGCATTACCGGCACTTCGGGGAAGACGACTTGCAAGGAGATGCTTGCAGCTATTCTGGAAAGTACGGGCCCCGGGCTGAAGTCGGCCGGCAACTTCAATAACCTGATCGGTGTCCCTCTGACCCTGTTTGAATTGCAGCCAGAGCATCGTTGGGCCGTTGTCGAGATGGGCATGAGTGAGCGAGGTGAAATCTCCCGGTTAGCAGAAATCGCCCGTCCGAATATTGGCATGATTACCAATGTCGGCGCCGGCCACCTGGAAAACTTCGATGGCATCTCCGGCGTTGCAAGGGCCAAGGGCGAACTCTTTATTGCCCTGCCGAGCGACGGCGTTGCCCTGATCAACGCAGACGACCCGGAAGTGCTCCAGTTACCGGTTGCTAATGGTGTGAGAAGGGTCCTGTTCGGTACTGTTAGCGAGGCCGACGTAAAAGCCGAAAACATTGCCGGGCATAATGGCTCAGTCAGCTTTGACCTGGTTATCGAAGGAAAGGTGAAGAAGGTTGTCTTGCCTCTGCCCGGTCGTCACAACGTTGCTAACGCTCTGGCTGCTGCTGCCGCTGCTTACGTCATTGGTGTTGGCTTGGAGCAGATTGTCAGTGGATTACAAGCTTTCAAACCTTGTCCGGGGCGTATGGAGCTTTTTGTCCTCACTGAAGATATCGTCGTCCTTGATGACAGTTACAACGCCAACCCTCTCTCAGTCCACGCAGCCCTGGATGCTTTGCACGATCTCGGTTCGGCTGGTCGGCGTATAGCCGTTCTGGGAGATATGCTTGAGTTGGGGCCAACTGGCCCGGAGCTGCACCACCATATCGGAGCGCTCGCTGCGGAGCGAGTTGACTGGCTCTTTACCTACGGTGCTCTGGCTGAAGAAATTGCCAGGGGCGCGGTTGAGAGTGGTTTTCCGCAAGAGAGGGTGTTTAGCGCTACAAGTCATGATGAACTCGCCGCGAGTCTTCTCGAAATATTGCACAGCGGCGATCGGGTTCTGGTCAAGGGGTCTCGGGGCATGCGCATGGAAAAGGTGATTGACGCATTGCGTATTGCTCGTCAAACAACGGCTGTAAACGGCAACGGAAGAGGATAA
- the murD gene encoding UDP-N-acetylmuramoyl-L-alanine--D-glutamate ligase, producing the protein MKRDYRDKQITIIGAGSTGRSLAKFFLAQGARVVLSDNRSAELLDNLDELKKAGVLMDLGGHTPELFITADLIVTSPGVPLDIPVLDLCRQNGIPILGEVEIAWHQLTGIMIGITGTNGKSTVTTLIGEMLEAWGENAFVGGNLGTPLIDAVGHDYQWQVVELSSFQLETIEDFRPGYAMLLNISEDHLDRYPDMASYVAAKAKIFENLGEDDVAILNADDPQVMQAASATAANKVCFSSQTVLESGMSLSDDKIIWRWQGSEVIFAANELKLRGQHNRENVMAALIPLLIEGCPAEIAWSAARNFAGLAHRMEFLGQLNGASWYDDSKGTNIGSVVKSLAGLEKPVVLIAGGKDKQGDLSTLEPIIRDKVDHLVLIGAAAERMAQAFDGLTKIHRASDMHEAVGIAAQVSCPVGSVLLSPGCSSFDMFKSFAERGRIFAREFHALSCAGEASNGN; encoded by the coding sequence ATGAAGAGAGATTATCGGGATAAGCAAATTACCATTATCGGCGCCGGTTCAACCGGGCGCAGCCTGGCGAAGTTTTTTCTGGCTCAAGGGGCCAGGGTCGTCTTGTCCGATAATCGTAGTGCCGAGCTTCTGGATAATTTGGATGAACTGAAAAAGGCTGGCGTGCTGATGGATCTCGGTGGCCATACCCCGGAGCTTTTCATAACGGCTGATTTGATTGTGACAAGCCCCGGTGTGCCACTTGATATTCCGGTTCTCGATCTCTGCCGGCAAAATGGCATCCCGATCCTTGGCGAGGTAGAAATTGCCTGGCATCAGTTAACCGGAATCATGATTGGCATCACTGGAACCAATGGAAAATCCACAGTGACGACGCTGATCGGTGAAATGCTCGAGGCGTGGGGCGAAAATGCTTTTGTTGGCGGCAACCTCGGGACTCCGCTGATCGATGCAGTGGGACATGATTACCAATGGCAGGTTGTGGAGCTATCCTCCTTCCAACTGGAAACCATTGAAGACTTTCGCCCAGGCTACGCCATGCTGTTAAATATTTCGGAAGATCACCTCGATCGTTACCCGGATATGGCGAGTTACGTGGCGGCAAAAGCGAAAATTTTTGAAAACCTGGGTGAAGACGATGTAGCGATTCTGAACGCTGATGATCCCCAGGTGATGCAGGCCGCGTCGGCAACGGCAGCGAACAAGGTCTGTTTCAGTAGCCAGACTGTCCTGGAGTCGGGCATGAGTCTGAGTGACGACAAGATCATCTGGCGCTGGCAAGGCTCTGAGGTCATCTTTGCCGCCAATGAATTGAAACTTCGAGGCCAGCACAATCGGGAAAACGTTATGGCTGCGCTTATTCCTCTACTGATCGAAGGATGCCCGGCTGAGATCGCCTGGAGCGCTGCCAGGAACTTTGCCGGTCTCGCGCATCGGATGGAGTTTCTCGGCCAACTCAATGGTGCCAGCTGGTATGACGATTCCAAAGGCACCAACATCGGCAGCGTAGTGAAAAGCCTGGCCGGCCTGGAAAAGCCGGTGGTTCTGATCGCCGGCGGTAAAGATAAGCAGGGCGACTTGTCTACATTGGAGCCGATAATTCGTGACAAGGTTGATCACCTGGTTCTTATTGGTGCTGCAGCAGAGCGTATGGCACAAGCTTTTGATGGCTTGACGAAAATTCATCGTGCCTCCGATATGCATGAAGCTGTTGGCATCGCGGCACAAGTGAGCTGTCCTGTTGGATCAGTCCTTCTCTCACCAGGCTGTTCCAGTTTTGATATGTTTAAAAGCTTTGCAGAGCGTGGCCGGATCTTCGCCCGTGAGTTTCACGCCTTGAGTTGTGCAGGGGAAGCCAGCAATGGAAATTAG
- the ftsW gene encoding putative lipid II flippase FtsW, giving the protein MEIRQGTDHSILVLAVCLTCLGVVMVFSSSSIMAVREYSDSLHFLKRQGAYAIIGFGVMALLMRVNLDLLRKAAWPVLGLCALLLIAVLIPGVGKKVGGAARWIKVAGFTFQPAEFVKLGLVLFMAHSLARKQSKVKSFRIGFLPYMVVLAVLIGLLLAQPDLGSALTLAIVAVAMLLVAGTRLSYLAGIGLIAMPFLYFMVMNVDYRRRRIMAFLNPWEDPSDTGFQIIQSWIAFGNGGAFGQGLGESKQKLFYLPEAHTDFIFSVIGEELGFIGIIVIASMFLLLILRGLKTSLNAPNEFSCFLAFGVTLLIGMQAFVNMAVVMGMVPTKGLALPFLSYGGTSLITTLAAIGILLNVSRSLPGELR; this is encoded by the coding sequence ATGGAAATTAGGCAAGGGACAGATCATTCGATTCTGGTGCTGGCGGTCTGTCTGACCTGCCTCGGAGTCGTGATGGTGTTTTCTTCCTCGTCAATCATGGCGGTACGTGAGTATAGCGACAGCCTGCATTTTCTTAAACGACAGGGCGCCTATGCCATCATCGGTTTTGGCGTCATGGCTCTCCTGATGCGCGTAAATTTGGATCTTTTGCGCAAAGCAGCGTGGCCGGTCCTTGGCTTGTGCGCGCTTCTGCTGATTGCTGTCTTGATTCCCGGCGTCGGCAAAAAAGTTGGCGGTGCGGCCCGTTGGATCAAGGTTGCCGGGTTCACTTTCCAGCCGGCGGAATTTGTCAAACTAGGCCTGGTCCTTTTTATGGCGCATTCCCTGGCCCGCAAACAGAGCAAGGTCAAGAGCTTCCGCATCGGTTTTCTGCCTTACATGGTGGTCCTCGCGGTTTTGATCGGCCTGTTGCTGGCCCAACCCGATCTCGGCAGCGCACTGACCCTGGCAATTGTAGCGGTCGCTATGTTGTTGGTGGCGGGGACCCGTTTAAGTTACCTCGCCGGTATCGGCTTGATCGCAATGCCGTTCTTGTACTTCATGGTGATGAACGTTGATTATCGTCGACGTCGGATTATGGCGTTTCTCAACCCCTGGGAAGACCCGAGTGACACCGGTTTCCAGATCATCCAGAGCTGGATCGCCTTCGGCAACGGCGGGGCCTTCGGTCAAGGTCTTGGCGAGAGCAAGCAGAAGCTCTTCTACCTGCCCGAGGCCCATACCGACTTCATCTTCTCTGTTATTGGCGAAGAGCTCGGTTTTATCGGGATCATCGTGATTGCCTCAATGTTCCTGCTCCTGATCCTGAGAGGTCTCAAGACATCGCTTAATGCGCCAAATGAATTCAGCTGTTTCCTGGCCTTCGGGGTCACCCTGCTGATCGGCATGCAGGCTTTTGTCAACATGGCGGTTGTCATGGGGATGGTGCCGACCAAGGGTCTGGCACTACCTTTCCTCTCTTACGGCGGGACCAGCCTGATAACGACGCTGGCAGCTATCGGCATATTGCTGAATGTTTCTAGAAGTCTCCCGGGAGAGTTGCGATGA
- the mraY gene encoding phospho-N-acetylmuramoyl-pentapeptide-transferase codes for MLYHLLYPLHTEFSVFYVFRFITFRTIYAAITALVISFLLGPWLIEKLSALQMGQSIRKLGPESHFKKEGTPTMGGALILFAIVLPTLLWADLTNLYVWLTLLVTVGYGIIGFVDDLLKVRLKNSDGLSPRKKMFWQMLIAFGVGLVLMTYPGFQTTLAFPFFKGFNPDLGWFYVPFAMLVIIGASNAVNLTDGLDGLAIGPVIIAAGTYLLFAYVAGHATLSDYLQITGVTGAGELSVLCGSMIGAGLGFLWFNTYPAQVFMGDVGSLSLGGAIGTIAVITKQEIVLVIVGGIFVMEALSVIVQVASFRLYGKRIFRMAPIHHHFELKGWPEPKIIVRFWIISIILALIGLSTLKLR; via the coding sequence GTGCTTTATCATCTGCTCTATCCACTACATACCGAGTTCTCGGTTTTCTATGTTTTCCGGTTTATCACTTTCCGGACGATCTACGCCGCGATCACGGCTTTGGTCATCAGCTTTCTCCTCGGCCCGTGGCTGATCGAGAAGCTCTCGGCGCTGCAAATGGGCCAAAGCATCAGAAAACTGGGCCCGGAATCGCACTTCAAGAAGGAAGGAACGCCGACCATGGGCGGTGCCCTGATTCTTTTTGCGATTGTTCTGCCGACCCTGCTCTGGGCTGATTTAACCAATCTTTACGTGTGGCTGACGCTGCTGGTTACGGTTGGTTATGGCATCATAGGTTTCGTCGATGACTTGTTGAAAGTAAGACTGAAGAATAGTGACGGGCTCTCGCCGCGCAAGAAAATGTTCTGGCAGATGTTGATCGCCTTTGGCGTTGGTTTGGTCCTGATGACCTACCCGGGATTCCAGACGACCCTGGCGTTTCCCTTTTTCAAAGGCTTCAATCCCGATCTTGGCTGGTTTTACGTGCCCTTTGCCATGTTGGTGATTATCGGTGCCAGTAATGCTGTCAACCTGACTGACGGCCTCGATGGCCTGGCCATCGGGCCGGTTATCATCGCAGCTGGGACCTACCTGCTCTTCGCTTATGTCGCAGGTCATGCGACTTTGTCTGATTATTTGCAGATAACGGGCGTAACGGGGGCGGGCGAGCTTTCAGTACTCTGTGGGTCCATGATCGGCGCCGGACTTGGCTTCCTCTGGTTCAATACCTATCCGGCGCAGGTCTTTATGGGGGATGTCGGAAGTTTATCTCTTGGTGGTGCCATTGGAACGATTGCCGTGATTACCAAGCAGGAGATCGTGCTCGTGATTGTAGGGGGAATCTTTGTTATGGAAGCGCTATCGGTTATCGTACAGGTCGCGTCTTTCCGCCTCTACGGCAAACGAATTTTCCGTATGGCTCCGATCCACCATCATTTCGAACTGAAGGGTTGGCCGGAGCCGAAGATTATCGTGCGATTCTGGATTATTAGCATCATTCTGGCCCTGATTGGACTCTCAACGCTGAAGTTGAGGTAG